The Sulfurospirillum sp. UCH001 genome segment TCAAGTGATTCAGTAAATCAATGAACACACCTTCAAAAACAAATATCTTTGCACTGGCTCTTGGAGATACACTCTCTCCAAGAGTTCTGCTTGTCTCGTTGGTCTCTTTTATTTTAACCATTCTTGTATTTATCGGGGCTATTTGGCTCTTATTTGGTGGAATGGGTGCACTTACTGCATGGATTACCGAAAGTTTACAGCATTTTGAAGGAAGCATTGAGCAGAGCTGGTTTTTGAGTATGGTTTCGCTCATTTTTATTACAAAAACCGTTGTTGCCATTCTTTTCTTTTTTACATCGGCTATGGTAACGTACTATCTTTTTTTGATGGTCTATTCGGTTATCGTAGGTCTATTTGCAGGGTATTTTATCAAAGAAATAGGCTCTCTTTATTATCCAAAAGTTGCATTTATGGGCATGGGGCTTGTAAGTTATCTTTGGATGGTTTTTAAAACACTCTTGTGGACAACACTTATGTTTGTGTTGCTTTCTCCTTTGGTTTTTGTTCCGCTGTTTAACTTCATCCTTTTAGTACCTGTCTTTTATCTGTTTCATAAACTTTTGGTTTTGGATGTGTCTTCTATGGTCAATTCAACGGAAGAGTATAAA includes the following:
- a CDS encoding EI24 domain-containing protein, with translation MNTPSKTNIFALALGDTLSPRVLLVSLVSFILTILVFIGAIWLLFGGMGALTAWITESLQHFEGSIEQSWFLSMVSLIFITKTVVAILFFFTSAMVTYYLFLMVYSVIVGLFAGYFIKEIGSLYYPKVAFMGMGLVSYLWMVFKTLLWTTLMFVLLSPLVFVPLFNFILLVPVFYLFHKLLVLDVSSMVNSTEEYKELKRLYAGQMRGISLVCFALTIIPFLGVVIYPYYVIVMSHFIFRKTEGLRVL